One genomic region from Anopheles bellator chromosome 2, idAnoBellAS_SP24_06.2, whole genome shotgun sequence encodes:
- the LOC131209379 gene encoding WD repeat-containing protein 20: MAVQLDTSGKDDLKTQITSPEGDYRLMTLSEYSRPNRVGYQNNQNSPQVRVSIVSLPAPPPPAIGQLAAGAVPNNTSNSNIALTKPQSFANGLEHQTTPGFSAPVGGDRICFNYGKELYVYSYRGAKKATDLNKPIDKKLYKGTSPSCHDFNGTAATYEGAPLLVGFSTGQIQLVHPGRREQGKLFNEERNIDKTKVTCLKWIPGSQNQFLVSHASGCIYLYNEELPCTPASPSYQPYKGGDGYIVFASKSKATKNPLYKWCFGQHENASINEFCFSPCGQHLAVVSQDGFLRIFHYERMELVGIARSYFGGFLCVCWSPDGKYVVVGGEDDLVTVFSLHEQRVVARGQGHRSWVSVVAFDPYTTSYNTLDGDDLSEEELSFGEQRGSHHQHHASGYCHPDGGANATKQQQLPTASVTCDKLSAQNRLATCYRLGSVSQDTQICLWDITEDVLRQSFGRVVKSANHTGVKDVMMNGMTNGIGETKMDKFCVGTSKGKAGGDDTVDNASFKPQITPTLGLIGNSSAYSSTGTIKPIGNTYGNLNCDDKANSDSSSDKESVDSKIVKRANSSGGDGAVAPSEDAGGSGTKASTTTTVGGGKKDKSSGKGGSDSQSGSGGQHSSTFNSITQRLTSLSFGNSGGAGGSGSSASSGSGSSCDKNDKPSKAAGGGGGGGGGGGSKRSIITIGSKTFSNSSNSNSNSLNNNHVLNSINSNNNPALSTGSPSGSGGSGGGVSSTLSALMSSSLTKNKSGGGGASGNTGALLGSGGFAPCGRIASSYDPMKLIGTPACPRYDDCPVLEPLICKKIAHERLTALIFREDCFLTACQDGFVYTWARPGFFNIPQHLSSTPSAPPGGTVV; this comes from the exons ATGGCTGTGCAATTGGACACCAGCGGTAAAGATGATTTGAAAACGCAAATAACTTCCCCCGAAGGGGACTACCGATTAATGACGCTCTCGGAGTACTCCCGGCCGAACCGCGTCGGGTACCAGAACAATCAGAACAGTCCGCAGGTTCGCGTTTCGATCGTGTCACTGCCGGCCCCACCGCCTCCCGCGATCGGCCAGCTGGCGGCCGGAGCAGTTcccaacaacaccagcaacagcaatatCGCCCTCACCAAACCTCAATCCTTTGCGAACGGCCTGGAACACCAGACAACACCCGGATTCAGcgcgccggtcggtggtgaccgaatttgtttcaattacgGAAAAGAGCTCTACGTATACTCCTACCGGGGAGCCAAAAAG GCAACGGACCTCAACAAACCGATAGACAAAAAGCTGTACAAAGGTACATCGCCGAGTTGCCACGATTTTAACGGAACTGCAGCAACATATGAGGGAGCTCCGCTACTGGTCGGCTTCAGTACAGGGCAAATTCAGCTGGTCCACCCGGGACGCCGAGAACAGGGAAAACTATTCAACGAAGAG AGAAATATCGACAAAACTAAAGTTACCTGCCTCAAGTGGATACCGGGATCTCAGAATCAGTTTTTGGTGTCTCACGCCAGCGGCTGTATATATCTCTATAACGAGGAGCTACCCTGCACACCGGCCTCTCCGAGCTACCAACCCTACAAGGGCGGTGACGGTTACATTGTGTTCGCGAGCAAGTCGAAAGCAACGAAGAACCCGCTCTACAAATGGTGCTTTGGTCAGCACGAAAACGCCAGCATTAACGAGTTTTGCTTCTCGCCGTGCGGCCAGCATCTGGCCGTTGTCTCGCAGGACGGCTTTCTGCGCATCTTCCACTACGAGCGCATGGAGCTGGTAGGAATCGCGCGTTCCTACTTCGGGGGCTTCCTGTGCGTTTGTTGGAGCCCGGACGGCAAGTATGTGGTGGTAGGCGGTGAAGATGACCTCGTGACGGTGTTCTCGCTACACGAACAACGGGTTGTGGCGCGAGGGCAGGGTCATCGGTCGTGGGTATCGGTGGTTGCTTTCGATCCGTACACCACCTCATACAACACCCTTGATGGGGATGATCTGTCCGAGGAGGAACTATCGTTCGGAGAGCAACGCGGTTctcaccatcagcatcacgCCTCCGGCTACTGCCATCCGGATGGCGGTGCGAATGcaacgaagcagcagcaactaccAACGGCATCCGTGACGTGCGACAAACTATCGGCACAGAATCGCCTGGCCACCTGCTaccggctcggttcggtcaGCCAAGACACGCAGATATGTCTGTGGGACATAACGGAAGACGTGCTGAGGCAATCGTTCGGGCGTGTCGTCAAGTCGGCCAACCATACCGGCGTGAA GGATGTGATGATGAACGGTATGACGAATGGAATCGGTGAGACAAAGATGGACAAGTTCTGCGTTGGCACCTCCAAGGGCAAAGCCGGCGGAGACGATACGGTGGACAATGCTAGCTTTAAACCGCAAATAACTCCCACGTTGGGCTTAATCGGTAACAGTAGTGCGTACAGCAGTACTGGCACCATCAAACCGATCGGTAATACGTACGGTAATTTGAATTGTGATGATAAAGCTAATAGCGACAGTAGCAGTGATAAAGAATCGGTTGATAGTAAAATTGTTAAACGagccaacagcagcggcggtgATGGGGCCGTAGCCCCGTCCGAGGatgccggtggcagcggcacAAAGGCctcaacgacaacgacggtgggtggtggcaAGAAGGACAAGTCCTCCGGTAAAGGGGGCAGTGACTCGCAgagtggcagcggcggccagcatTCCAGCACGTTCAATTCGATAACGCAACGCTTGACGAGTCTTAGCTTTGGCAATagtggtggcgccggtggcagtggcagtagcgccagcagtggcagcggcagtaGCTGTGATAAGAATGACAAACCTAGCAAGGCGgccggaggcggcggcggcggcggcggtggaggcggcAGCAAACGCAGTATCATAACGATAGGCAGTAAAACTTttagcaacagcagcaatagCAATAGCAACAGTCTTAACAACAATCATGTTCTAAACAGCATAAACAGTAATAATAACCCCGCACTGTCCACCGGCTCGCCGTCGGGAagtggtggcagtggcggcggaGTGTCGAGCACCCTGAGCGCCCTCATGAGCTCGTCGCTGACGAAGAACAAatcgggcggtggtggcgcgagCGGCAACACCGGCGCCCTGCTCGGGTCGGGTGGGTTTGCACCGTGCGGACGGATTGCTTCGTCGTACGATCCGATGAAACTGATCGGTACGCCCGCCTGTCCCCGCTACGACGACTGTCCAGTATTAGAGCCGCTGATCTGCAAAAAGATTGCCCACGAGCGGCTGACGGCGCTCATCTTCCGCGAGGACTGCTTTCTCACCGCCTGCCAGGATGGTTTCGTGTATACGTGGGCGCGGCCGGGCTTTTTT AATATTCCACAGCATTTATCTTCGACACCTTCGGCACCACCAGGGGGAACGGtagtgtaa
- the LOC131211096 gene encoding uncharacterized protein LOC131211096, with translation MTSRKNRLSLASENRKDGVAKSPNLRLTPSRKARAARPSSDNQSNNEERYEVSPSQGGDFSPVVPFTQDAFHAINGVSWEWNSPQRLNGQPRLLRADTKKSISKVHTRKAIIHIESPCAIPKKATGFNKFISKLNLLMGKENMEELGDLPEPLDANQEPAECGQVSEASDTSDVLLDAPESVVLIDANEIIEKQSPERTADSDDDLFQDAVIDAGSEDAQNGDSLDAGLDDSRLNSMLIKASQTAEQNITKTTSPQAAASSPPIGECSTKAKPTRHSIPSEMNDSDMDGFLVQASLMAEVKRNSSQESSCSNSVLPGNDVATSSRTIASRLNTATTTNARSQPAQKSASKSPPEGSCGETSSMSQEEIKAIIEQKRQEALRRLQNNRLRRAMKGTTTNG, from the exons ATGACTAGTCGCAAAAACAGATTAAGTCTAGCAtcagaaaaccgaaaagatG GCGTCGCGAAATCACCGAACTTGCGACTCACACCATCCCGGAAAGCGAGAGCAGCTAGACCGAGTTCAGACAATCAGTCAAACAATGAGGAACGCTACGAAGTTTCTCCATCACAGGGAGGCGACTTTTCGCCCGTGGTTCCTTTCACACAGGACGCTTTTCATGCTATCAACGGTGTGTCGTGGGAGTGGAACAGTCCGCAGCGTCTGAACGGCCAACCGAGGCTGCTCCGAGCGGACACGAAGAAATCCATCAGTAAAGTCCATACCAGAAAAGCAATCATACATATCGAATCTCCGTGTGCCATACCGAAGAAAGCGACGGGTTTCAACAAGTTCATCTCCAAGCTTAACCTCCTGATGGGAAAGGAGAACATGGAAGAATTAGGTGACTTACCAGAGCCACTAGACGCAAATCAGGAACCGGCCGAGTGCGGACAGGTTTCCGAAGCGTCAGACACATCGGACGTCCTGCTTGATGCGCCAGAAAGCGTTGTGCTTATTGATGCAAATGAGATTATTGAGAAACAGTCACCAGAGCGAACCGCCGACAGTGATGACGATCTCTTTCAAGATGCCGTCATCGATGCTGGGAGCGAGGATGCACAAAACGGCGATTCGCTCGATGCTGGACTCGACGATTCCCGACTCAACAGCATGCTGATAAAAGCAAGTCAAACGGCTGAGCAAAACATTACCAAAACAACATCACCGCAGGCCGCGGCGTCGTctccaccgatcggcgagTGTTCGACGAAGGCCAAGCCCACACGCCACAGTATTCCATCCGAAATGAATGACTCCGATATGGACGGGTTTCTTGTGCAGGCTTCTCTGATGGCGGAAGTGAAACGCAACAGTTCGCAAGAGTCATCTTGTTCGAATAGTGTGTTGCCGGGCAACGACGTGGCCACTTCTAGTCGGACGATTGCCTCCAGATTGAACACAGCCACAACCACAAATGCGCGGTCACAGCCAGCTCaaaaaagtgcttcaaaatcACCACCCGAAG GTAGCTGTGGCGAGACGTCGTCCATGTCACAGGAAGAAATAAAGGCCATAATAGAACAGAAGCGCCAGGAAGCGCTGCGCCGTCTGCAGAACAATCGGTTAAGGCGAGCGATGAAGGGTACTACCACCAACGGATAG
- the LOC131209377 gene encoding protein YIF1B-A: protein MNFNAQSGPDGRAHRSLSKKPKRVSDVNAMGSSIPYPQMTSQIPSNQYMANDPQMPQYMSNDPNDFYGQQHLPQAQPAYGYIPPQPQQPQMNIPRQPNQPLVPEMGGGAQQFAMFQQPIVQDMAMQYGQKLADHGKEIVHSQIEKYLPTSKLKYYFAVDNRYVINKLKIVFFPFLHNDWSMKYDHENPVQPRCDINAPDLYIPAMSFITYVVLAGIALGVQKRFSSEQLGIQASSALAYSIFEMVIYTLTLYVGNISTSISTFDLLALTGYKYTAIVSIVAASILLKRMGYYIALIYSSAMLALFLLRTMKAKVLAEPTHAAASVGYEPYGQQQNDHQAGRKRKLYFLFMVTGLQPVLAFWLTVHLIVADTVPSA, encoded by the exons ATGAATTTCAACGCTCAAAGCGGACCCGATGGCCGAG CTCATCGGTCACTCtcgaaaaaaccgaaacgagtcAGCGATGTTAATGCCATGGGTTCATCCATCCCGTATCCCCAGATGACATCACAGATTCCCAGCAACCAGTACATGGCCAACGATCCCCAAATGCCTCAGTATATGAGCAATGATCCTAACGATT TTTACGGTCAGCAACATTTACCGCAGGCCCAACCGGCTTACGGATACATCCCTCCGCAGCCACAGCAACCACAAATGAACATACCTCGACAGCCAAATCAACCGCTTGTGCCGGaaatgggtggtggtgcgcaaCAGTTTGCCATGTTCCAACAACCTATCGTGCAAGACATGGCCATGCAGTACGGCCAGAAGCTGGCGGACCATGGGAAGGAGATTGTCCATAGCCAGATTGAAAAGTATTTACCAACATCCAAGCTGAAGTACTACTTCGCGGTCGACAACAGATACGTGATCAACAAGTTGAAGATCGTCTTCTTTCCTTTCCTCCATAAT GATTGGAGCATGAAGTATGACCATGAAAATCCGGTCCAACCGCGTTGCGATATTAATGCACCCGATCTGTACATCCCAGCTATGAGCTTCATTACTTACGTCGTGCTAGCCGGCATTGCTCTAG GGGTGCAAAAGAGATTTTCCTCGGAGCAACTCGGAATTCAAGCGTCGAGCGCCCTGGCTTACAGTATCTTTGAAATGGTAATCTACACGCTGACCCTGTACGTAGGAAACATCTCGACCTCGATCAGTACGTTCGATCTCCTGGCCTTAACGGGCTACAAGTACACGGCAATTGTATCCATTGTGGCCGCTAGTATACTGCTGAAGCGCATGGGATACTACATAGCACTGATCTATTCGTCCGCAATGttggcactgtttttg CTACGGACGATGAAGGCCAAAGTTCTAGCAGAACCGACGCACGCCGCAGCCTCCGTCGGATATGAGCCGtacgggcagcagcagaacgacCATCAGGCAGGGCGTAAGCGTAAGCTCTACTTCCTGTTCATGGTGACCGGACTGCAGCCTGTGCTGGCGTTCTGGCTCACGGTACATTTGATCGTGGCCGACACGGTGCCAAGCGCATAA
- the LOC131212941 gene encoding neuroendocrine convertase 2 yields MFVKICLVALFGISCAAFSGAIPSVAGHSRTTSGGDVFTSSFLVRFRRSVDKQLVHDIASRNGFQSLGELPGSNGKEYHFKHTTLPLVRTRRSISHTRVLKKEPLVHTAIQQAGFKRVKRGFRHAVPLNYIPDKTPYGGENIPTDPYFPFQWYLKNTGQNGGKAKLDLNVLAAWDQGITGKNITTAIMDDGVDYMHADLKFNYNAEASYDFSSNDPFPYPRYTDDWFNSHGTRCAGEVAAARDNGICGVGVAYDSKIAGIRMLDQPYMTDLIEANSMGHEPHKIHIYSASWGPTDDGKTVDGPRNATMRAIVQGVNEGRNGLGNIYVWASGDGGEEDDCNCDGYAASMWTISINSAINDGQNAHYDESCSSTLASTFSNGAKDPNTGVATTDLYGKCTTTHSGTSAAAPEAAGVFALALEANPTLSWRDMQHLTVLTSKRNSLFDAKNRFHWTMNGVGLEFNHLFGFGVLDAGAMVALAKKWRTVPPRYHCEAGAITQLHQISPSGSLYLPIKTNACKGTDTEVRYLEHVQAVITANASRRGDLELFLTSPMGTRSMILSKRANDDDRRDGFTKWPFMTTHTWGEYPQGTWILEARFNSKESRTGWIKEFSLVLHGTKDPPYQTLSPASPHSKLAIVKKAHEDKDGN; encoded by the exons ATGTTTGTCAAAATCTGTCTAGTGGCACTGTTTGGCATTAGCTGTGCGGCCTTCAGCGGTGCCATACCGAGCGTGGCGGGACACAGCAGGACCACCTCCGGTGGCGATGTCTTCACCAGTTCCTTTCTGGTGCGCTTCAGGCGCAGCGTCGACAAGCAGCTGGTACACGACATTGCGTCCCGCAACGGGTTCCAGAGCTTGGGCGAG CTTCCGGGCAGCAATGGCAAGGAGTACCACTTCAAGCATACCACCCTGCCGCTGGTTCGCACCAGGCGAAGCATCTCCCATACGCGCGTCCTGAAGAAGGAGCCGCTG GTCCACACAGCCATACAGCAGGCCGGATTCAAGCGCGTTAAGCGTGGCTTCCGTCACGCGGTTCCACTCAACTACATCCCGGATAAGACGCCGTACGGAGGTGAGAACATTCCGACCGACCCGTACTTTCCCTTTCAATGGTACTTGAAGAACACCGGTCAAAACGGTGGCAAAGCCAAGCTCGACCTCAACGTGCTGGCCGCGTGGGACCAAGGGATTACGGGAAAAAACATCACAACGGCCATTATGGACGACG GAGTCGATTATATGCATGCCGACCTAAAGTTTAACTAC AATGCCGAGGCTAGTTATGACTTTAGCAGCAATGATCCGTTCCCCTATCCACGGTACACGGATGATTGGTTCAATAG CCATGGCACGAGATGCGCCGGTgaagtggccgccgcccgcgATAACGGCATCTGTGGCGTTGGGGTGGCGTACGACTCGAAAATAGCCGGCATCCGGATGCTGGACCAACCGTACATGACCGATTTGATCGAGGCGAACTCGATGGGGCACGAGCCGCACAAGATACACATCTACAGTGCGTCGTGGGGCCCGACGGACGATGGTAAGACGGTCGATGGACCCCGCAATGCTACGATGCGTGCGATCGTACAGGGTGTCAACGAGGGCCGGAACGGTCTCGGCAACATCTACGTGTGGGCCTCGGGAGATGGCGGCGAGGAGGATGATTGCAACTGTGATGGGTACGCGGCCTCGATGTGGACCATTTCGATCAACAGTGCGATCAACGACGGCCAGAATGCACACTACGACGAGAGCTGTAGCTCCACGCTGGCCAGCACGTTCAGCAATGGCGCAAAGGATCCCAACACGGGTGTG GCAACGACCGATCTGTATGGCAAGTGTACGACAACGCACTCCGGAACGAGtgcagcggcaccggaagcggccggAGTATTTGCGTTGGCACTGGAAGCAAA TCCAACGCTTTCGTGGCGGGATATGCAACACTTGACGGTGCTCACATCGAAGCGTAACTCACTGTTCGATGCCAAGAATCGGTTCCACTGGACAATGAACGGTGTCGGGCTAGAGTTTAACCATCTGTTCGGGTTCGGAGTGCTGGACGCGGGCGCAATGGTTGCACtggcgaaaaaatggcgaacggtCCCTCCACGGTATCACTGCGAAGCCGGTGCCATCACGCAGCTACA TCAAATATCACCCTCCGGCTCACTGTACTTGCCCATCAAGACGAATGCCTGCAAGGGAACGGACACGGAAGTGCGATACCTGGAGCACGTGCAGGCCGTCATCACCGCGAACGCCAGTAGGCGTGGAGATTTGGAGCTGTTTCTGACATCGCCCATGGGAACCAG ATCAATGATACTGAGCAAGCGggccaatgatgatgatcgtcgtGATGGGTTTACCAAATGGCCGTTCATGACGACACACACTTGGGGTGAATACCCGCAAGGAACGTGGATACTGGAG GCACGGTTCAACTCAAAGGAAAGTCGCACCGGTTGGATCAAGGAATTTTCGCTCGTGCTACACGGCACGAAGGATCCACCGTACCAGACCCTGTCGCCGGCCTCGCCACACTCCAAGCTAGCCATTGTAAAGAAAGCTCACGAGGATAAGGATGGCAACTGA